Proteins encoded within one genomic window of Triticum aestivum cultivar Chinese Spring chromosome 2D, IWGSC CS RefSeq v2.1, whole genome shotgun sequence:
- the LOC123049118 gene encoding NDR1/HIN1-like protein 1, whose translation MNKEKHHRNEHHLRRCCGGFAACLLALVVVVAFISLVVYLALRPTKPSFYLQDLQLHSINLGDPSLSATAQVTLASRNPNDRVGIFYRRLDVFVTYRDEPVTVPISLPPMYQGHRDVTIWSPVLSGESVPVAGYVAEAMKQDIASGYVSLQVKIDGRVKWKVGSWISGSYHLFVSCPAMLAAGPGGMPLGGGPNGTGGAVASLKFTQPTGCTVGT comes from the coding sequence ATGAACAAGGAGAAGCACCACAGGAACGAGCACCACCTCCGGCGCTGCTGCGGTGGCTTCGCGGCATGCCTCCTAGCGCTGGTCGTCGTCGTCGCATTCATCTCGCTCGTCGTCTACCTTgcgctccgccccaccaagccttcCTTCTACTTGCAGGACCTGCAGCTCCACTCCATCAACCTCGGGGACCCCTCCCTCTCTGCCACCGCGCAGGTCACGCTCGCCTCCCGCAACCCCAATGACCGCGTCGGCATCTTCTACAGGCGCCTCGACGTCTTCGTCACCTACCGCGACGAGCCCGTCACCGTGCCGATCTCCCTGCCGCCCATGTACCAGGGCCACCGGGACGTCACAATTTGGTCCCCCGTGCTGTCCGGGGAGTCCGTGCCCGTGGCCGGATACGTTGCCGAGGCCATGAAGCAGGACATCGCCTCCGGGTACGTGTCGCTGCAGGTCAAGATCGACGGCCGCGTCAAGTGGAAGGTCGGGAGCTGGATCTCCGGCAGCTACCACCTCTTCGTCAGCTGCCCCGCCATGCTCGCCGCCGGCCCCGGCGGCATGCCGCTCGGGGGTGGCCCCAACGGCACCGGGGGCGCCGTCGCGTCACTGAAATTCACGCAGCCGACAGGGTGCACCGTCGGCACGTGA